One stretch of Streptomyces peucetius DNA includes these proteins:
- a CDS encoding non-ribosomal peptide synthetase, with the protein MRTSRLEDVYPLTPLQSGLYFHARLAGAAADLYTAQLTLDLTGPLDPERLARSCATVVRRHAPLRAGFRTRATGDPLQFVVRDAVPPWSTSDLRGVDPEHRAARRERLIAEDRRRPFDLDRPPLVRFRLIRTGDQQWTLVMTNHHLVLDGWSFPVLVREVFRVYTEGGEAAGLPEPAPFRSYLEWLADQDHAEAVAAWRESFEGFDQPAMVASVTAAVPPRHQQLPRTVVSVLPEAGTWALDGLVRGQVTLNTVVQGAWGLLLGWMTGSQDVVLGTVVSGRPPELTGVESMVGLLTNTVPVRVRLDADETVPAYLGRLRDEQARLLPHHHLGLQDLHELTGLPALFDTVTAFENYPVDAATGDELAPGITLTGADIADATHYALTLTVVPGTELEIRLGYQPHLMTAEEARSWLDRLVELLGMMAAGDGSTLRDLVPLLPGEKAELLGRWHGPVRDIPEGTLADGFEAQAGRTPDADAVVFGGSAVSYRELNGRANRLARLLLGRGAGPGRRVALMLPRSTDMVVALLAALKSGAAYIPVDPHLPADRVRFILDDAKPDVVLTTEELLSVVGADVPTVTARQGDDGFRALTEGLSAGNLTEGERPAEPKATDPAWIVYTSGSTGRPKGVVAGHRSVLNRIAWYAAEFPYQPDETVIAKTTLSFVDGSVELLGALLNGARIALADSGTARSAIALAAMIEGTGPCRITVVPSLLGALLEEAGRRDLTSCGLWVSSGEALTLELVRQFRSLLPGARLVNFYGSSEAGADSLYAEADGPEVLLGRPVWNTRTYVLDAWQRPVPVGVVGELHLAGACLADEYLNQSGLTAERFPACPFGNPSDGRMYRTGDLVSRRPDGSLVFHGRVDGQVKIRGFRIEPGEIEAVLAAHPDVQAAVVVDRPDTEGRSRLIAYVVPAHPGRPLDGARLRAHLAGQLPEYMVPALVLPLSEVPLTGSGKIDRKALPAPDFQSASSGRAARTEREELLCGLFAEVLGLDRVTIDDSFFHLGGHSLLATRLIGRIRRELGVEVALRTLYETPTVAHLAETLEERPAAARPALGPMERPEELPLAPVQRRLWFQNRLEGANGNYNMPMALRLTGPLHRAALHRAVNDVVARHESLRTAFPDWDGVPQQVVLEPHEAPVELPLVVTTEEDLPGLLAAGARHPFDLTEETPVQARLFEIGEQEHVLLLVLHHIACDGWSLTPLARDIARAYAASAAGTRPAWSDLAVQYADYTLWAHRLLGGADLPESELNRQTAFWTGELAGLPDRLEIPAAAERPRAPSYRAGHLDARIPVSVLEPLHALAARCGVSLFMVCQAALAALLTEQGAGTDVAIGTPVAGRTDDALDDLVGFFVNTLVLRTRTDGNPTFRELLSRVRTTDLAAYAHQDVPFDHIVQAVNPDREAGRHPLFQVMLAFQNNALPDLSLPGLDVRTEPLPDQPARFDLRFELAERRTADGTPDGIGIRLTYAVDLFTAEAAQELLHGYTVLLERAAGDPESVVGATAGG; encoded by the coding sequence ATGCGTACGTCCCGACTGGAAGATGTCTACCCCCTCACCCCGCTGCAGTCGGGGCTGTACTTCCATGCCCGACTCGCTGGAGCGGCGGCCGACCTCTACACCGCACAGCTGACCCTCGATCTGACGGGCCCGCTGGATCCGGAACGCCTCGCCCGGTCCTGTGCGACGGTCGTGCGGCGGCACGCCCCGCTCCGCGCCGGATTCAGGACCCGTGCCACCGGCGACCCCCTGCAGTTCGTCGTCCGTGACGCCGTGCCCCCGTGGTCCACCTCCGATCTGCGCGGGGTGGACCCGGAGCACAGGGCCGCCCGGCGGGAGCGGCTGATCGCCGAAGACCGCCGCCGGCCCTTCGACCTCGACCGTCCCCCGCTCGTGCGTTTCAGGCTGATCCGGACCGGCGACCAGCAGTGGACCCTGGTGATGACCAACCACCACCTGGTGCTCGACGGCTGGTCGTTCCCGGTCCTGGTGCGGGAGGTCTTCCGCGTCTACACCGAGGGCGGGGAGGCCGCCGGCCTTCCCGAGCCCGCCCCGTTCCGTTCCTACCTGGAGTGGCTGGCGGACCAGGACCACGCCGAGGCGGTGGCGGCCTGGCGGGAGTCCTTCGAGGGCTTCGACCAACCGGCCATGGTGGCGTCCGTCACCGCGGCGGTGCCCCCGCGGCACCAGCAGCTGCCCCGCACGGTCGTCTCGGTGCTGCCGGAGGCCGGGACGTGGGCCCTGGACGGTCTCGTCCGCGGCCAGGTCACCCTGAACACCGTGGTGCAGGGAGCGTGGGGCCTGCTGCTCGGCTGGATGACCGGCAGCCAGGACGTCGTCCTGGGCACCGTCGTGTCCGGCCGCCCTCCGGAGCTTACCGGCGTCGAGTCCATGGTCGGACTGCTCACCAACACCGTTCCGGTACGGGTGCGGCTCGACGCCGACGAAACCGTGCCCGCCTACCTGGGCCGGCTGCGCGACGAGCAGGCCCGCCTGCTGCCCCACCACCACCTGGGACTCCAGGACCTGCACGAGCTCACCGGGCTGCCCGCCCTCTTCGACACGGTGACCGCCTTCGAGAACTATCCGGTCGACGCTGCCACGGGCGACGAGCTGGCCCCGGGCATCACGTTGACCGGCGCGGACATCGCGGACGCGACCCACTACGCCCTCACCCTCACCGTCGTCCCCGGCACCGAGCTGGAGATACGCCTCGGCTACCAGCCCCACCTCATGACGGCCGAGGAGGCGCGGTCCTGGCTCGACCGGCTCGTCGAACTGCTGGGGATGATGGCCGCGGGCGACGGGAGCACCCTCCGGGACCTGGTCCCCCTGCTCCCGGGTGAGAAGGCGGAACTCCTGGGGCGCTGGCACGGACCGGTGCGGGACATCCCGGAGGGAACCCTGGCCGACGGGTTCGAGGCGCAGGCGGGGCGCACCCCCGACGCCGACGCGGTCGTCTTCGGAGGGTCCGCCGTCTCGTACCGCGAACTGAACGGCAGGGCCAACCGGCTGGCGAGGCTCCTCCTCGGCCGTGGAGCAGGCCCAGGACGGCGCGTCGCCCTCATGCTGCCCCGCTCCACCGACATGGTGGTGGCCCTGCTCGCGGCCCTCAAGTCCGGTGCCGCCTACATTCCGGTGGACCCGCACCTTCCGGCGGACCGGGTCCGGTTCATACTGGACGACGCGAAGCCCGACGTCGTGCTCACCACCGAGGAACTGCTGTCCGTCGTCGGAGCGGACGTACCGACCGTCACCGCGCGGCAGGGCGACGACGGCTTCCGCGCACTGACGGAGGGCCTGTCCGCGGGCAACCTGACGGAGGGGGAACGCCCTGCCGAGCCGAAGGCCACCGACCCGGCGTGGATCGTCTACACCTCGGGGTCCACCGGCCGCCCCAAGGGCGTCGTGGCCGGCCACCGCTCCGTCCTCAACCGCATCGCCTGGTACGCCGCCGAGTTCCCGTACCAGCCGGACGAGACGGTGATCGCCAAGACGACCCTCAGCTTCGTCGACGGCTCCGTCGAACTGCTGGGAGCCCTGCTGAACGGCGCCCGGATCGCCCTCGCCGACAGCGGGACCGCCCGCAGCGCGATCGCTCTCGCCGCGATGATCGAGGGCACGGGACCGTGCCGGATCACGGTCGTCCCGAGCCTGCTGGGAGCGCTGCTGGAAGAGGCCGGCCGGCGTGACCTGACGTCCTGCGGACTCTGGGTGTCCAGCGGTGAGGCCCTCACCCTCGAACTGGTCCGGCAGTTCCGCTCCCTCCTGCCGGGTGCGCGCCTGGTCAACTTCTACGGCTCGTCCGAGGCCGGAGCGGACAGCCTCTACGCCGAGGCGGACGGGCCCGAGGTCCTCCTCGGCCGTCCCGTGTGGAACACCAGGACCTATGTGCTCGACGCGTGGCAGCGCCCCGTTCCCGTGGGCGTGGTCGGCGAACTGCACCTCGCGGGCGCCTGCCTCGCCGACGAGTACCTCAATCAGAGTGGACTGACGGCGGAGCGCTTCCCGGCCTGCCCCTTCGGGAACCCGTCCGACGGGCGGATGTACCGCACGGGTGACCTGGTCAGCCGCCGCCCCGACGGCAGTCTCGTGTTCCACGGACGCGTCGACGGCCAGGTCAAGATACGGGGCTTCCGGATCGAACCGGGCGAGATCGAGGCGGTCCTGGCCGCCCACCCGGACGTGCAGGCGGCGGTGGTCGTCGACCGCCCCGACACCGAGGGCCGGTCCCGCCTCATCGCGTACGTCGTCCCCGCACACCCCGGCCGGCCGCTCGACGGGGCGCGGCTGCGCGCACACCTGGCCGGGCAGCTGCCCGAGTACATGGTTCCCGCGCTGGTCCTCCCCCTGTCCGAGGTGCCGCTGACCGGCAGCGGCAAGATCGACCGCAAGGCGCTGCCCGCCCCCGACTTCCAGTCGGCCTCATCCGGCCGCGCGGCACGGACGGAGCGGGAAGAGCTCCTGTGCGGGCTGTTCGCCGAGGTACTGGGGCTCGACCGGGTGACGATCGACGACTCCTTCTTCCACCTGGGCGGACACTCGCTGCTGGCCACGCGGCTCATCGGCCGGATCCGGCGGGAGCTGGGCGTGGAAGTCGCCCTGCGCACCCTCTACGAGACCCCGACGGTCGCCCACCTCGCCGAGACGCTGGAGGAGCGGCCCGCGGCCGCACGCCCGGCGCTGGGACCGATGGAGCGGCCGGAGGAGTTGCCGCTGGCGCCGGTGCAACGCCGCCTGTGGTTCCAGAACAGGCTGGAGGGCGCGAACGGCAACTACAACATGCCCATGGCGCTCCGGCTGACCGGGCCGCTCCACCGTGCCGCCCTGCACCGGGCCGTCAACGACGTCGTCGCCCGGCACGAGAGCCTGCGCACCGCCTTCCCCGACTGGGACGGCGTCCCGCAGCAGGTGGTGCTGGAACCGCACGAGGCGCCTGTCGAGCTGCCGCTGGTGGTGACGACCGAGGAGGACCTGCCGGGCCTGCTCGCCGCCGGGGCCCGCCATCCGTTCGACCTCACGGAGGAAACGCCGGTACAGGCACGCCTGTTCGAGATCGGGGAGCAGGAGCACGTCCTCCTGCTGGTTCTGCACCACATCGCGTGCGACGGCTGGTCGCTCACCCCCCTGGCCAGGGACATCGCCCGGGCCTACGCCGCGTCGGCGGCGGGCACCCGGCCGGCGTGGAGCGACCTCGCCGTGCAGTACGCGGACTACACCCTGTGGGCCCACCGACTGCTCGGCGGAGCCGACCTGCCGGAATCGGAGCTCAACCGCCAGACCGCGTTCTGGACCGGGGAACTCGCCGGACTGCCGGACCGGTTGGAGATTCCCGCCGCGGCCGAACGCCCGCGGGCCCCCTCGTACCGGGCCGGACACCTCGACGCCCGGATCCCGGTGTCCGTGCTGGAGCCGCTGCACGCGCTGGCGGCCCGGTGCGGCGTCAGCCTGTTCATGGTGTGCCAGGCCGCACTGGCCGCCCTGCTCACCGAACAGGGTGCGGGTACGGACGTGGCGATCGGGACACCGGTCGCCGGACGCACCGACGACGCCCTCGACGACCTCGTGGGGTTCTTCGTGAACACCCTGGTGCTGAGGACCAGGACGGACGGGAACCCTACGTTCCGAGAGCTGCTGTCGAGGGTCCGCACCACCGATCTCGCGGCGTACGCGCACCAGGACGTGCCCTTCGACCACATCGTCCAGGCGGTCAACCCCGACCGGGAGGCGGGCCGCCATCCGCTGTTCCAGGTCATGCTCGCCTTCCAGAACAACGCCCTGCCCGACCTGTCGCTGCCCGGCCTCGACGTGCGGACCGAGCCGCTGCCGGACCAGCCGGCGCGGTTCGACCTGCGGTTCGAGCTGGCGGAGCGCCGGACCGCCGACGGCACGCCCGACGGCATCGGAATCCGCCTCACCTACGCGGTCGACCTCTTCACCGCCGAGGCGGCGCAGGAG